One Armatimonadota bacterium genomic window carries:
- the secG gene encoding preprotein translocase subunit SecG codes for MEILHNIAMIAQFFVAFALIAVVMSQTNKDQGMGGALSGQNADASRYKGGYEEKMDNLAKNLAFWFLGLSFAVAVFAHLAG; via the coding sequence TTGGAAATACTCCACAACATTGCGATGATCGCGCAGTTCTTCGTCGCCTTTGCGCTTATCGCGGTCGTCATGTCCCAAACCAATAAGGATCAGGGCATGGGCGGAGCGCTGAGCGGACAAAACGCTGATGCGTCCCGCTACAAGGGCGGCTACGAAGAGAAGATGGACAACCTGGCGAAGAACCTGGCGTTCTGGTTTCTGGGTCTCTCCTTCGCGGTGGCCGTCTTCGCCCACCTCGCGGGCTGA